The Papaver somniferum cultivar HN1 chromosome 6, ASM357369v1, whole genome shotgun sequence genome segment TTATATCTTATAAAAGAATTGGCATCtatgaatgaaaatatttagatttcaaaatatagatttccacttcagattaagcgaaatttattacaatttaaactggaaaataacatcaaaatacattttaataaaccacaacaaaaacatcaaactacatcaaatctagTGACATTCTCTTTGTAGAGTTCATAAcactcaaaatgcttaaactctcttctgctttcttcagtaaacttggtctgagcgatggttttcGGTAAAACGGATAAACAACAGGTTCagatatttatgatgcagttgatcagtgaggacaaaggtaagatactcaccagttcttcgttggatagTCCAGAATAgctacggtgaaccatccacaaaacttccgtataatgtttgacttccttagtgatgaatgtaattcttagttctaggctcttactgtttcttatgatttcgttccgcgatgctacaaaatgtcccaatactctttccaAGAAATAGTCACTGTTCGTTGGTCTCATCGTACGAtataaccaacatcgaacaagatgTAAATACCGGGAGCAGCATTCGACTGCAGTACaaatgtgcttgagatggaccatcttttagaattctaaaacacgcttcgtaacgaaaaggtttccatgagcttcctcccaattattaagagttgtttggatcacttcatcttaaGTTATACcgatgaacttttctcgatcaatttccattaccaaagaaagaaatggctggactgcaagcctaatagattgaaaacgagcacgcaatcgacgagcatctcggttttcTGGGTTTCCCGTCAGTGAGACGAAGATTGAAAAAACGCTCTCCCAAAAAAAGCGTCatatagttatatcctcttcttcagtaaacttgggaccacgatttctaacagacatttctggAGAGCGagagagattaagagttttagaaaagaagaagaagaagaagaagatgtgattttggatATGAGAAGAATAGAATTTATAGGTCAAGAAAGAAAATTGAGCCGTTGGCGTTTGTAGTATAACTGCGCGGCTTTCCTTTAagcgcccgtttgaattaccataggagttggcgtttgtagtaaaaccgCCCAATTTTACTAAAACCGCCCGTTTAAATTACCAAcgcgtattttttttttataaatacaaCACTAGGGGTGGCCCATCAACcaaacaaacagattttctcaACATTCTAAAGGTAAAGCGAAgaaaatattatgtgtcgaagcaaaataggtttgtccattatgttcatggataaccacagtcttatgcaatgcccttggatgtattcaaagtgtccgcgaGAGGGAAGtttgttcacgcatcagaatggtgattgaatcacaaccggaaaagctcaggtatttgcaatgtcaagatcccaactgtccagaggaaccacatatgctagataacgctatgaagattaaaaaagaagaagaataagaaaagattgcaacattctgcaaaaacttcaaacttaaagccaaattgaagaaggagttattacactgcaagcattgtggatatggagatcacaaatacaaacattgtccacagagaatcagtggatgctcaaagcccgattgcaagacttttatgcatttgcggacttcttatgaagaagacacatatggaaggcatttttgggaatgtcctaagtgttttttggtggagtggatgattgaagttgaaggacaaatTGATTCgatatggtattatgttatttagtttgttttttattttgtgttattacgattatctaaaaccatcGATATCATAAGTAATTTAAAATTTTCCTCGATTAAATATTCCACCATCCATCTCATAAATAAAAACTTACTGCgttgaacaaccacatcatacattagaataaaagaaataattagattaaaacaactactacatagtCGTCAATTCTCGGCGGATGGTGGAATTCCTAGGGAGATGTAGGGATCGTatctgttgagcaccctaagaacGTTGAAACAAGCAATGAAGACGAAAGGACGACCGCGGTGAGATGCTTTccacatcgctagagttctgggCAACACTTCATGTTCGtcttcaccgttgagcttatttttgaGATTCTCCATTAGTTGAGCGACGAACTCCAATAGAGTCATACTAATTAAACTAAAACTAATTCGACAATCCGTGAGAATCACGCCCATGGATGTTCCCCGTTTCAGCGGCGAACATTCTGtgaactttctcccagaaagtcaACATCGAAGCGGCTACATTACTCATGACAGCATCTTctgtgtgaaaaacaaaggctctacaaatatCTAAATCCTCTTGTTTAGTGAATCTAACACTACGAATTCTGGGAGGCATTTTtttagatgatttgagagtgaagaatgtgtagaatgtgtgaatttggtgttgaaatgaggagtatttatagaactaaagaattatagccgttagatcacaagagttttcaGTCGTCCAAATTTAGCCGTTGACGCCTCTATGAAAAACACGGCGCTGGAATGGAAAGCGCTGGCGCTTTACCCAAGAGCGTGCGCTGGAAAGACAAGCGTCAACGTTTTTGGCTCAACCGCCAGCGCTGGAGCCAAGCTCGCCCGACCTTTCATCAAGCGCACACTACATCTtccaactcaatgaacaaaccaaTAAATTTGTTGGTTTAAACATCCATTTTACATGTTTGTTAGAGTtcgttcattccataggaactgctctcgGCATCAATACCCAGTGTCTAAAATTACACTTTATACATGATTAAtcagtatatatttttctttatcgATCCAAAAATGAAACCAATAATAATGTAAATTCAAATAAAAGGCAAATCTCAAGATTTTCATCCATGGACCATTTGGATGCAATGCGGTTGCACACAGCTCTATAGACTAGAGTCGCATACGAAACATATACACACCCGCCAGGTCCCAGCTATCGCTCGTGTAACACGACTTCTAAAAATGGTGTGTATGGCATTTATGCAACAGACCCAAAACACACAGCATGATGTGTAAAAAACAAAACCGGAAAACTCTAGCAGATTGCAGAGGATGACACGCTGGCCACTTCTTTGTTATCGCTTCGATTTTTCAACTTCAATTACAATTGTAATTCCCAAAATGTGGCTCAAAATGGTTTCCCTGCTAGCTTGGGGGACCAACCGTGCATCTCATCACATCTCACAAAATTATTGAAATATTTTAGGGTTTGCTTATTTTCGTCACACGATACATGCAAGCCTTTCCTGTTTTTAGCTTATTGTCTTTACGTACACATATTTTCATTCAGATCAATGCCCTCGGCTTGAAAAATACAAGGAAATGAAAATACAATTCAACCAAATAAAAACAATTATGGAAACACACAAGGACGCATTAAAGATACCGCTCCATGAGAACGGTGTACGCGTGGAttttgaattctttatcttgAACAGTTTCACACTAGATCTCTTTCCCGCAGAATGGCCAACGCATATCATAGGGACAATTGCCCCCATTTCATGGTTAATGACTCCCCAAGAGCTTTTCTATTATTATTTGGTCCATTTAATTACTCCGGCTAGCCTATTGTGTGCATGTGAGATGTTAACCTAAATGATAAAGCAAAACGGACGTGACTTTTGAGAATGATTTTTACTTTCCGTGAGCTGTTGTGTTTCTGCGATACTTATTCCTACGTCCCTTTAAGCTCATTTTACATCTTCATTTAACTTGGAAATTGCCAAATATGTAGTGAATTTATTCCCATATATACCattaaaaaaaggaagaagagagTACACTTCCGAAGGAAAGAAACTGTAAGTAGTAGTGTAGCTGTACCAACACTGACCACATAGGTTAGTATGCTTGGCCTATTAACCTTAACACCTCTGTGCTACTGCATGTGCATCACAACCCCAGCTATACTGTATATTGTACGTTATGTTTCACACCAAAACGTAGTTCCTAGCTATATTTGTGCTGCTTAAAGATCTTTCGATCACTCATAGCCATTCATGTAATATCGTCAAAGGATACTAATGCATATGCATGTGATACTCGTTTTGGAAACTAGCCATTGATCAGAACACAGACAATGTTCATTCTTTATATATAACCACTAAATTCTTGCTTAAAAACCATAACAGCTATAGCAACTCTATATATCTCAGTTGTCGAAGTATACTTCACCATTTTATAGCAATAGTACTTCTACCACTGCAGATATTTGATTAACACCAGAAAGTTTCATATATACTAGTATATATACACATTAAATCCATTTATCAATAGATCTATCTAGTATGTCGCTGGTCGCTACAAGCTCGTCCATCTCTTCTCACCAGCTAAAAAAACTAATCCATGGTGATAGCCAACCTACATCATCACTATCCGATGTTCTTGCTGGTGGTCTATCTTGCCTTCCTTGCAGGAGGACGAGGACTGCAACTATGAGTATTTATAACGGAAAGAACGCATCAAACCTATTCCGTTCATTCAACAGATCATGGCAACCAAACAACAGACGTACTAAAAACATGTATGCATATTGAACATAACTAAGTATAGCTTTATTCTTTTTATCGAGAAATCTACCGGTTCCTccgttttccatttttctgttttatTTCGGTTTGAATTTGTGGGTTCATGTTAACTAGTTGATGATTAATAACGCAGGGGAATATTTAATGCAAACCTAAATTCATCAGGATCCGGTGGACCTCCTACCCCTCCTTCTGGACCTCCCTCTTCATCAGGATGGTAACTAGTTACATCCTAAATTCTTTAAGTACTTTCCTTCTGTTGGTTATCCATTCATAGTTATTTTTCTTAGTATTTTATGTTAATTAGTCTTACATATTTTATTGGTTAACTAGGTTTAACTGGATCTTATGGACTCTGGTACCTATGTTCTTACCTTTCTTGAGAAACAAATGGGGTCCGTTTAGCACTCTTAAAGGTATGCATCGTTATATACTCAGGATCCGAGGCCAAAGTTAAGAGAAAAGGAATGAATCAACCTTAAGGATGGATTAAACTTCTTGCAGATAAAGTAGATACGATGGTACACACCGTGGAAATGGCAGCAGAAATGATTGAAGAAGTAGCAgaggaggtggagaaggtggcAGAAGATCTCGAAGAAAAGCTTCCTGAAGGTGCACTCAGGACTGCCGCGCATAATATCCATGAAGTTGCAGATGAAGCCTATGAAATTGCTAAAGTTGCCGATGACCTCGCTCACCAGGTACTCACTCTACTTGGACTTATAAAGTTGACTCGTTGACCGTTAGTTTAACCAAgtactaaactttttttttctaatttttctttTCGTGTCATAAAATTAGCTATATGAACTACTTATATATAATCAACTGAAAAATACAGGCAGAAGAGATAGAGAATAAAATGATGGATTTGGTGGAGAAGCAAGAATCAGTAGTAGCAGCAGCCAAAGATATTGAGACAGATATGGAGGATTTGCAAAAGGCAACTGCGGCTGCAGCAAAGGATCAAGAACGCAGGGATCATAAGTCTCATCATAAAAAGGATTAGGCTTAGTTTTTTTATTTCTATGTGCCTTGTAGTGATTAAAATAGACTTACGAGTCTACAAATTATACATGATTAAGACGCTaactcaaaaataaaaattaaggagtttataaaccCTTCACAGCTGCACTAGCGTCCAATTGTTTTTCTGGGCTATGGTTCATGGTTAGTCAAGTGAAGGCTAGCTTATTTAGTTGCGCGAAGGTTCATGGTTCCTTTAAACAGTTTAAGTTCGTGGACTTCATGCATGATCAGGGGTTTTTTAAACGGTAACTAGTTTCAACATGTAAAAggggaaatgatttttttttcccatGGTGGTATTACCCTTTAACTAGATCATGTTTGGATAGTTGTTATTTCTTCTAAGTTCTACCTCAGCACTTCCTTTCTGAATAAGATTTATCTTTTAAGAAACATTTTTTCCTGGCTCAGGTCTAACTTGGGTATGTGTCGGATAAGAAACTATGTGAATTTTAAGGTGATATTCAAAAGTAGATCTACACATTTGACTCGGTGATACTAAGCCAAATCCACAAATAAAAATAATGGAAAATCATGCATCACTTGCTCGTTGGTGATAATGTAACATATTTTTAACCGTTTACTTTTCCGGTGATCTCCATCAAATCCGATGCACTAACAAATAATTAGAATTTCCGCCTATGACTCTGAGCTTGTACCCACATGCGCCCTATGACAATTCATTCATGAATAAGGATCACAAATAAATGAGTTATAAGTTGGATATAAGTCAAGTCGAGTAATTATCAAGCCAGAGAAAAAAGAAACGCAGAGGAAAGTTTTTTCTCATTTGAGAATCAGTACTTTTGTGGAAATTGGTGCAATCACATGGAAACGGTTCATAACTGAATCATCACGACTAGTAACCTCAGATTTCAAGTAGTGTGAAATGTTCTATCTGCTAAGAGTGACATGAATTTCTTGATTGTTCAGTTTGGAGAAGAAGTACGCAACAAAAAGGACAGTAGAAACAGCAAATTGCCACCTGCTTTTGTCACTATGCCTGCCTGCTTGCCCGCCCATGAATAGTGTGTTTTACTCGAAACGTGTATCCCGCTGATGCTGAAAATTCTTCCTTAGCATAAGACTAATTATGTTTTATTTAATTGACATTCACCAGCAATATTAATCAATAGTTAATTCAGAATTAGAGATTAAACAGATCCGGATAAAAACTTTTTCTTTCGTGTAATGTCTTTGCTGTTTTCCCAATACCCATGGGAAGCTTGAAATGACAAGAGAAGAATCCACCTTTTAAGGGACGGAGGTACGTCGTATGTGAGGATGAAAATTAATAACAGCAGATGTAATGTCGTGGGATGAGATTTATAACACTGTACGCTAATGCCTAATGCGATGCATTATGAAGTTTCTAGCTGGCTACAACTTTCTTGTTTGGCAAACATATCTTGGTGTTGGGGACCATGCACCCAACACAAAACCACTTGACTAACCATAAATAACACCAAGATGTTTCCCCTCCTCCCAAGTGTGGGTGTTTTAAACATAAAATGGGTGCATAATTGATGATTGTAGGCATTTAACAAAATTCACGGTTTGGCAGTTAGGCTTGAATTTTCTTAATGCCaaattactattattattatagaCAGGCAAATTGGCGAAATATTATAACAGAGTCATTAAAACAGTGacaaaatgcttcaaaaaaagaaaaaaagaaaagaaaaacagtgACAAGAAAAAAATTACAACCAAATAGGAGTTAATAGCAGCATCCTACTTACAAAGGAGTTGTCTACAGAGAAACATTACCAAATATGTCAGTGTTAAACTGTTAGTAGCTCATCTAAAAGATCTTGGTTTCTTGTTACAAAGCCTACCATTCTTTTCCCACCAGAAATTCCACCAAATAGCAAAGGCAAAGTACTTCAGATTTGGTTGGATGTTTTTACTGTTCTTATTTTTTTCCTCACTCCCGAAGAGTTTGCCTCACTTATTATTTAAAACCCAACTAAGCTCCAGATTTGGTTGGATTTTTTCCTCACTCCAGAAGAGTTTGCCTCACTTATTAGTTAAGACCCAACTAAGCTCAAAACTATCAAAGAAGTAAGACTCACACCTTGAACGGATAATTGCGCGTAATGCAAGAGCAAATGCTCATTTGTCTCAGTGTCCAAGAATACAACTAAAAATTAGCATTATGCACCTTAATTACCATCTCTCAATAGGCAATCCATGGTAGGATCCCCACTATAACGTAAAGTCCAAACTTGAAAACAAACCTTCAAAGGAGCTTTAGATAACCATCAATATCATCAATTAAAAGAGCTGTATGCGTTAGCAACTGAACTTCCACACGGAATCCAATGTTTAACGTCGTCTTCCCCATTACAAATATGGTACGAAGATTCACCAATTAGCTGCAACAACTGTAACACTTCCCTGGCTGAATAACCGACATTCCTTAGGATTTGTAGAATTAATATTTGGTTGATTTTTTAAACAGTGACCTTATGTGTATCATTTCCGGTCCAATATACTCCCTTTGTctcactattagttgacctatttatttttagattttgtcctaTAATAGATGacctaaacaaggagatatttttaaaattatccttttaattgattattgttagtataaggaatatgcataatttgataggcatgtttatattcgttgcctGGGCTCTTCAATGGTATGAAATTTGAGAATATCTATGGTGTAGTTTGAGAaataaattatttcaaaatttcactaattattatccataaaggTATAACTATAAAAAAACATATTTAAAAGTACTATTTTACCT includes the following:
- the LOC113285349 gene encoding uncharacterized protein LOC113285349, which gives rise to MSLVATSSSISSHQLKKLIHGDSQPTSSLSDVLAGGLSCLPCRRTRTATMSIYNGKNASNLFRSFNRSWQPNNRRTKNMGIFNANLNSSGSGGPPTPPSGPPSSSGWFNWILWTLVPMFLPFLRNKWGPFSTLKDKVDTMVHTVEMAAEMIEEVAEEVEKVAEDLEEKLPEGALRTAAHNIHEVADEAYEIAKVADDLAHQAEEIENKMMDLVEKQESVVAAAKDIETDMEDLQKATAAAAKDQERRDHKSHHKKD